A single region of the Thermococcus zilligii AN1 genome encodes:
- the metG gene encoding methionine--tRNA ligase — protein MVRYMVTSALPYANGPIHAGHLAGAYLPADIFVRYLRLKGEEVLFICGTDEHGTPITFRALKEGKSPREVVDEFHEHIKTTFERAKISFDFFGRTELPVHYRLSQEFFLKALENGHLVKKVTKQAYCEHDRMFLPDRYVIGTCPYCGAENQRGDQCEVCGHPLTPEVLINPRCNICGNPITFRDSAHYYIKMQDFQERLKKWVEGQEHWKPNVRNTVLGWINEGLEERAMTRDLDWGIPVPLDEEDLRDKVLYVWFEAPIGYISITIEHLKREGKEEEWKKFWLNLDGQTRVVHFIGKDNVPFHAIFWPAFLMAYGKYKDGEVEAEWNLPYDIPANEYLNLEGKKFSTSRNWAIWVHEFLDAFPADYLRYYLTAIMPETRDSDFSFEDFKSKINDELVNNLGNFVHRAMTFVNGYFDGVVPERGELDELDRQAFEEIEKAFEETGKLISEYRFKDALKRVMELSAFGNRYFDHQKPWKTAKTDRERTATTVNVSLQMVKALGILLEPFLPDASEKIWHMLNLEELRSWEFSELKAGHRVRKASPLFRKVTDEEIIHFIVNYIGRGNPESAKLLLEKYYRREDVFKAVLERFGEKRREEALALLRSIYGEVPGVEGEKAKTPGKNEKVGEGEKMGHVSFDAFAKLDLRVGKIIEVKDHPNADKLYVVKVDLGGEVRQLVAGLKKYYRPEELLNRYVVVIANLEPRKLRGIESQGMLLAADDGENVALLMPDKEVKLGAGIR, from the coding sequence ATGGTCAGGTACATGGTTACCTCCGCACTCCCCTACGCCAACGGGCCGATTCACGCGGGACACCTGGCCGGGGCTTACCTTCCGGCGGACATCTTCGTGCGCTATCTAAGGCTCAAGGGCGAGGAAGTGCTCTTCATCTGCGGAACCGACGAGCACGGCACCCCGATAACCTTCCGCGCGCTGAAGGAAGGAAAAAGCCCCAGGGAAGTGGTTGACGAGTTCCACGAGCACATAAAGACGACCTTCGAGAGGGCGAAGATAAGCTTCGACTTCTTTGGAAGAACCGAGCTACCCGTCCACTACAGGCTCAGCCAGGAGTTCTTTCTGAAGGCCCTTGAAAACGGCCACCTGGTTAAGAAGGTCACGAAGCAGGCCTACTGCGAGCACGACAGGATGTTTTTGCCGGACAGATACGTCATCGGGACGTGCCCCTACTGCGGAGCTGAGAACCAGAGGGGAGACCAGTGCGAGGTCTGCGGTCATCCTCTCACGCCGGAAGTCCTGATTAACCCGCGCTGCAACATCTGCGGCAACCCAATAACCTTCAGGGACTCGGCCCACTACTACATAAAAATGCAGGACTTCCAGGAGAGGCTTAAGAAGTGGGTTGAGGGCCAGGAACACTGGAAGCCGAACGTTAGAAACACGGTCCTCGGCTGGATAAACGAGGGGCTTGAAGAGAGGGCCATGACGCGCGACCTCGACTGGGGAATCCCCGTCCCGCTCGACGAGGAGGACCTCAGGGACAAAGTCCTCTACGTCTGGTTCGAGGCACCGATAGGGTACATAAGCATCACCATCGAGCACCTGAAGAGGGAGGGAAAGGAGGAAGAGTGGAAGAAGTTCTGGCTCAACCTCGACGGGCAAACCAGAGTCGTCCACTTCATAGGCAAGGACAACGTGCCCTTCCACGCCATCTTCTGGCCGGCCTTCCTGATGGCCTACGGGAAGTACAAAGACGGGGAAGTCGAAGCGGAGTGGAACCTGCCCTACGACATCCCGGCAAACGAATACCTGAACCTCGAGGGCAAGAAGTTCTCGACGAGCAGGAACTGGGCAATATGGGTTCACGAGTTCCTCGATGCCTTTCCTGCTGACTACCTCCGCTACTACCTCACGGCAATAATGCCCGAAACGAGGGACAGCGACTTCTCCTTCGAGGACTTCAAGAGCAAGATAAACGATGAGCTCGTCAACAACCTCGGCAACTTCGTGCACAGGGCGATGACCTTCGTTAACGGGTACTTTGACGGGGTTGTTCCGGAGAGGGGCGAGCTGGACGAGCTTGACAGGCAGGCCTTTGAGGAGATTGAGAAGGCCTTCGAGGAGACTGGTAAGCTGATAAGCGAATACCGCTTCAAGGACGCCCTCAAGCGCGTTATGGAGCTTTCCGCCTTCGGAAACCGCTACTTCGACCACCAGAAGCCCTGGAAGACGGCTAAAACAGACCGCGAGAGGACGGCAACGACGGTGAACGTCTCGCTCCAGATGGTCAAGGCCCTCGGGATCCTCCTCGAGCCGTTCCTGCCCGATGCCAGCGAGAAGATATGGCACATGCTCAACCTTGAAGAGCTCAGGAGCTGGGAGTTCAGCGAGCTCAAAGCAGGCCACCGCGTCAGGAAAGCCAGTCCCCTCTTCAGGAAGGTGACCGACGAGGAGATAATCCACTTCATCGTGAACTACATAGGAAGGGGCAACCCGGAGAGTGCTAAACTGCTCCTGGAGAAGTACTACAGGAGGGAGGACGTCTTTAAGGCTGTCCTGGAGCGCTTTGGAGAAAAGAGGAGGGAAGAGGCCCTTGCCCTCCTCAGGAGCATCTACGGTGAGGTTCCCGGGGTGGAGGGAGAAAAGGCCAAAACCCCCGGGAAAAATGAGAAGGTAGGAGAGGGTGAAAAGATGGGTCACGTAAGCTTTGATGCCTTCGCGAAGCTCGATCTGCGGGTTGGAAAGATAATCGAGGTCAAAGACCACCCCAACGCCGATAAGCTCTACGTGGTGAAGGTCGACCTTGGCGGCGAGGTCAGACAGCTCGTCGCGGGGCTGAAGAAGTACTACAGGCCGGAGGAGCTGCTCAACCGCTACGTCGTCGTCATAGCGAACCTCGAACCCAGGAAGCTCAGGGGGATAGAGAGCCAGGGGATGCTCTTGGCGGCCGACGATGGGGAAAACGTCGCCCTGCTCATGCCGGACAAAGAGGTTAAACTCGGAGCGGGGATAAGGTGA
- a CDS encoding 6-pyruvoyl trahydropterin synthase family protein, whose product MKSRVVERFKFEAAHTAVIEGQAEEIHGHTFRLEVTVEGPLRSGYVIDFLQLRAIVEEVIKKLDHRNLNRLFENPTTENIALWIAGEVGKRLPEGVKLHRLRLWEGDENGVEFEF is encoded by the coding sequence ATGAAATCCCGCGTCGTCGAGCGCTTTAAATTTGAGGCGGCCCACACCGCGGTAATCGAGGGCCAGGCTGAGGAGATACACGGGCACACGTTCCGGCTTGAGGTAACTGTTGAAGGCCCGCTGAGGAGCGGCTACGTCATCGACTTTCTCCAGCTGAGGGCTATCGTTGAGGAGGTCATCAAAAAACTCGACCACAGGAACCTGAACAGGCTCTTCGAGAACCCGACGACGGAGAACATTGCCCTCTGGATTGCCGGTGAGGTCGGGAAAAGACTGCCGGAGGGCGTCAAACTCCACCGTTTAAGGCTCTGGGAGGGGGACGAGAACGGCGTTGAGTTCGAATTTTAG
- a CDS encoding DUF192 domain-containing protein — protein sequence MIINETRGREWPGTVKVADSFIRRFRGLMMVKNVGYALVFYLPSETRVNAAIHTFFMLDEIDVIWLDSSRKVVDFRKARKWRLYSPKNPARYIIEGPVGLIKVLDVEEGDLISWYPTGEKRKAVPVKLPIPGKIDLNGSSNGVAMVESVKEAKASPPRQGEGLREI from the coding sequence ATGATAATAAACGAAACCAGGGGAAGGGAATGGCCGGGCACAGTTAAGGTTGCGGACAGCTTTATCAGGCGCTTCCGTGGGTTGATGATGGTAAAAAACGTCGGTTATGCCCTTGTGTTCTATCTGCCGTCCGAGACAAGAGTAAACGCGGCAATCCACACCTTTTTTATGCTGGACGAGATAGACGTAATCTGGCTGGATTCTTCCAGGAAAGTCGTCGATTTCAGGAAAGCCAGGAAATGGCGCCTGTACTCCCCCAAAAACCCGGCAAGATACATTATAGAAGGCCCCGTTGGGCTGATAAAGGTTCTCGATGTTGAGGAAGGCGATTTAATAAGCTGGTATCCCACCGGGGAAAAGAGAAAGGCAGTCCCAGTTAAGTTGCCGATCCCGGGGAAGATTGACCTGAACGGGTCAAGCAACGGCGTGGCGATGGTCGAAAGCGTGAAGGAAGCCAAAGCCAGTCCACCCCGACAGGGTGAGGGGTTAAGGGAGATATAA
- a CDS encoding rubrerythrin family protein — MVVKRKMTRKFLEDAFAGESMAHMRYLIFAEQAEKEGLHNVARLFRAIAYAEFVHARNHFIALGNLGKTPENLQVGIDGETYEVEEMYPVFKNAAEFQGEKEAVRTTHYALEAEKIHAELYKKAKEKAESGEDIEIKRVYICPVCGYTAVDEAPEYCPVCGAPREKFVVFE; from the coding sequence ATGGTAGTGAAGAGAAAAATGACCCGGAAGTTTTTGGAGGACGCCTTCGCGGGCGAAAGCATGGCCCACATGAGGTATCTCATTTTCGCAGAGCAGGCCGAGAAGGAGGGCCTCCACAACGTAGCCAGGCTCTTCAGGGCGATAGCTTATGCTGAATTTGTACATGCCAGGAACCACTTCATAGCCCTCGGAAACCTGGGCAAGACCCCTGAGAACCTCCAGGTGGGGATAGACGGCGAAACATACGAGGTCGAGGAGATGTATCCCGTCTTTAAGAACGCCGCCGAGTTCCAGGGCGAGAAGGAAGCGGTTAGGACGACCCATTACGCCCTTGAGGCGGAGAAGATACACGCGGAGCTCTACAAGAAGGCCAAGGAGAAGGCCGAGAGCGGCGAGGACATCGAGATAAAGAGGGTCTACATCTGCCCGGTCTGTGGATATACGGCTGTAGATGAAGCCCCCGAGTACTGCCCCGTCTGCGGGGCCCCGAGGGAGAAGTTCGTGGTCTTCGAGTGA
- the rd gene encoding rubredoxin — MAKWKCMVCGYIYDEDEGDPESGIEPGTRFEELPDDWVCPLCGAPKDMFERIE; from the coding sequence ATGGCGAAGTGGAAGTGCATGGTCTGTGGATACATCTACGATGAAGACGAGGGCGACCCCGAAAGCGGGATAGAGCCCGGAACCAGGTTTGAGGAGCTCCCGGACGACTGGGTCTGCCCGCTCTGCGGTGCCCCGAAGGACATGTTCGAGAGGATAGAGTGA
- a CDS encoding class II SORL domain-containing protein translates to MISGTIKSGDWKGEKHVPVIEYKREGNLVRVEVTVGKEIPHPNTPEHHIAWIQLYFHPENGVFPILVGTVEFTNHTDPLTEPRAVFFFRTEKKGKLYALSYCNIHGLWENEVQLE, encoded by the coding sequence ATGATAAGCGGAACCATAAAGAGCGGAGACTGGAAGGGGGAGAAGCACGTCCCCGTTATAGAGTACAAGAGGGAAGGAAACCTCGTAAGGGTCGAGGTTACCGTCGGCAAGGAGATACCTCACCCGAACACGCCGGAGCACCACATTGCCTGGATACAGCTCTATTTCCACCCCGAGAACGGGGTCTTCCCCATACTCGTTGGCACGGTCGAGTTCACAAACCACACCGACCCGCTCACGGAGCCGAGGGCGGTCTTCTTCTTCAGGACCGAGAAGAAGGGCAAACTCTATGCCCTGAGCTACTGCAACATCCACGGCCTCTGGGAGAACGAGGTTCAGCTTGAGTGA
- the dmpI gene encoding 4-oxalocrotonate tautomerase DmpI translates to MPTVIVEGPRADREKKRELVKRLTEVVREVYGVHHVSVIIHENETENVGVDGELLSDVLERRRGK, encoded by the coding sequence GTGCCGACCGTTATAGTTGAGGGCCCGAGGGCGGATAGGGAGAAGAAGAGGGAGCTTGTTAAGAGGCTCACCGAGGTTGTTAGGGAGGTTTATGGAGTCCACCACGTCAGCGTGATAATCCACGAGAACGAGACAGAGAACGTCGGCGTTGACGGGGAGCTTCTCTCCGATGTTCTCGAAAGGAGGCGCGGCAAGTGA
- a CDS encoding flavodoxin family protein — MKALVVYYSRDGHTREVARRIAEALGADLDEVIDRKNRKGVLGFLRAGYDATRGKTTEIAFEKDPSEYDLVVIGSPVWNGRVTPAIRTYLLRNREKIRKAALFATCAGRKGKILEQMRGLYGGEVIAEAVMEQDEIEEKTKEFVEALKRAIRP; from the coding sequence GTGAAGGCTCTTGTTGTTTACTACTCGAGGGACGGGCACACGAGGGAAGTTGCGAGAAGGATTGCAGAAGCTCTGGGGGCTGACCTTGACGAGGTCATTGACAGGAAGAACCGGAAGGGCGTACTCGGCTTTCTCAGGGCCGGTTACGACGCGACCAGGGGTAAAACGACGGAAATAGCTTTTGAGAAAGACCCCTCAGAATACGACCTCGTGGTCATTGGTAGCCCTGTGTGGAATGGCAGGGTTACCCCGGCTATAAGGACGTACCTCCTCAGAAACAGGGAGAAAATCAGAAAAGCGGCCCTCTTTGCCACGTGCGCCGGGAGGAAGGGTAAAATCCTTGAACAAATGAGGGGGCTCTACGGCGGGGAGGTCATCGCTGAGGCTGTAATGGAGCAGGACGAAATTGAAGAGAAGACAAAGGAGTTCGTTGAGGCACTGAAAAGGGCCATCCGTCCCTGA
- a CDS encoding ferritin family protein, with amino-acid sequence MVPPELEEGLPLERIKDFSLEELLGMAIKAEIGARKFYGSLAERINIQELRNKIEWLAGEEKKHEELLRKIYASMFPGKEIVFPREHIGPELQPVARQLSGIEDVIDLVRWAMKAEEIAAKFYAELENMVDTAEKKRLMRYLSDMEWGHYYNLKAEYELLLDWEMYSQMMHVGP; translated from the coding sequence ATGGTTCCGCCGGAGCTTGAAGAGGGGCTTCCCCTCGAAAGGATTAAGGACTTCTCGCTTGAAGAACTTCTGGGAATGGCCATAAAAGCTGAGATCGGTGCCAGGAAGTTTTACGGGAGTTTGGCGGAGAGGATAAACATCCAGGAGCTCAGGAACAAGATAGAGTGGCTTGCCGGGGAGGAGAAGAAGCACGAGGAGCTTTTGAGGAAAATTTACGCCAGCATGTTCCCCGGAAAGGAAATCGTCTTCCCCAGGGAGCACATAGGGCCGGAGCTCCAGCCGGTCGCCAGACAGCTCAGCGGTATAGAGGACGTAATAGACCTCGTCCGCTGGGCCATGAAGGCAGAGGAGATAGCGGCGAAGTTCTACGCCGAGCTGGAAAACATGGTCGACACCGCGGAGAAAAAGAGGCTCATGCGCTACCTCAGCGACATGGAGTGGGGCCACTACTACAACCTCAAGGCCGAATACGAGCTCCTCCTCGACTGGGAGATGTACAGCCAGATGATGCACGTCGGGCCTTAG
- a CDS encoding DUF190 domain-containing protein, whose translation MVEVEHWNTLRLRIYICEEDRFDGKPLYKAIVEKLLEMGIAGATVYRGIYGFGKRNKIHSSDVIRLSTDLPIIIEVVDRGHMIEKAIGEIKPMIKDGMITVEPTIVVWVGTQEEVKKFEEDAVREL comes from the coding sequence ATGGTTGAGGTCGAGCACTGGAACACGCTCCGGCTCAGGATCTACATCTGTGAGGAGGACCGCTTTGATGGAAAGCCCCTCTACAAGGCCATAGTTGAGAAGCTCCTCGAGATGGGGATCGCCGGGGCGACGGTCTACAGGGGTATCTACGGCTTCGGGAAGAGGAATAAAATTCACTCCAGCGACGTTATAAGGCTCTCAACGGACTTACCCATCATCATAGAGGTCGTTGACCGGGGCCACATGATTGAGAAGGCTATAGGTGAGATAAAGCCCATGATAAAGGACGGCATGATAACCGTTGAGCCAACTATCGTGGTCTGGGTTGGGACACAGGAGGAGGTTAAAAAGTTCGAAGAGGACGCCGTCAGGGAGCTGTAG
- the crcB gene encoding fluoride efflux transporter CrcB, producing the protein MNARLLVFLTFGGVFGTVARFYITGILPVYRDFPVGTLMVNSIASLILGYLYGLVFWGFEVPPEWRAGLGIGFCGALSTFSTFSYETFSLLREKEYFMATLNVLANVIITVALIFVGFLLARR; encoded by the coding sequence ATGAACGCAAGACTGCTGGTGTTCCTAACCTTCGGAGGGGTCTTTGGAACCGTTGCGAGGTTCTACATAACCGGTATCCTGCCCGTTTACCGTGACTTTCCAGTTGGGACGCTTATGGTGAACAGCATAGCGAGCCTGATACTCGGCTACCTCTACGGCCTTGTCTTCTGGGGCTTTGAAGTTCCACCCGAGTGGAGGGCCGGTCTCGGGATCGGCTTCTGCGGTGCGTTAAGTACCTTTTCAACGTTCTCCTACGAGACGTTCTCACTCCTCCGGGAAAAGGAATACTTCATGGCGACCCTCAACGTGTTAGCAAACGTTATAATAACCGTTGCCCTAATCTTTGTGGGCTTCTTACTGGCCCGGAGGTGA
- a CDS encoding ubiquitin family protein: MKITVWARGKWRKVTFSVSDELWERIEEVSRKWGFKPEEAVRIILLGGYLDEEADEREIERLGREIGELEGRLYKLEGKWSPLKFRSYYSALDNQNLAITLSGLTAENRRLRRVLNLPERDFSRAEELIHYYMALGDRGFKGETGTGGKRGEDGR, translated from the coding sequence ATGAAGATAACCGTCTGGGCAAGAGGGAAGTGGCGGAAGGTCACCTTTAGCGTATCCGATGAGCTCTGGGAGAGGATAGAGGAGGTTTCGAGGAAGTGGGGCTTCAAGCCAGAAGAGGCCGTGAGGATAATCCTCCTTGGCGGTTACCTCGATGAAGAGGCCGATGAAAGGGAAATTGAAAGGCTTGGGAGGGAAATCGGGGAGCTTGAGGGGAGGCTCTACAAGCTTGAGGGGAAGTGGTCACCTCTGAAGTTCAGGAGCTACTACTCCGCTCTCGACAACCAGAACCTTGCCATAACGCTCTCCGGACTCACGGCGGAGAACAGAAGACTCAGAAGGGTGTTAAACCTCCCGGAGAGGGACTTCTCGAGGGCCGAGGAGCTGATACACTACTACATGGCCCTCGGGGACAGAGGCTTTAAAGGGGAAACCGGCACGGGAGGGAAACGGGGGGAGGATGGGAGATGA
- a CDS encoding DUF6062 family protein yields the protein MDIVGIKLSEALGGRGCPVCRAMEKFEEDEIEVILYEHVTDPGVRTKFRESLGLCTRHAWKTLEVALNNPLLGPLGVSIIYEDVLDDYLRGKREEGECFLCGLVREKEKTLIEALAERLDELLPEYSSSQAILCRRHYGMLAEKIKDKPELLKKLEEVQMEKLEELDSRLKAFIDTYDYRSARKPTEEEARALEDTIEFLKGRPVVIGAGRENRRGRGWLFGLK from the coding sequence ATGGACATCGTTGGGATAAAGCTCTCCGAGGCACTCGGGGGCAGAGGTTGCCCGGTCTGCAGGGCGATGGAGAAGTTCGAGGAAGATGAGATAGAGGTGATACTCTACGAGCACGTCACGGACCCGGGAGTCAGGACGAAGTTCAGGGAAAGCCTGGGCCTCTGCACGAGACACGCCTGGAAGACCCTTGAGGTCGCCCTCAACAATCCCCTCCTCGGGCCCCTCGGCGTTTCAATTATTTACGAAGACGTCCTGGATGATTACCTCCGGGGAAAGAGGGAGGAGGGCGAGTGCTTCCTCTGCGGGCTTGTGAGAGAGAAGGAGAAAACCCTCATTGAGGCCCTGGCAGAGAGACTTGACGAACTGCTCCCAGAATACAGCTCATCGCAGGCGATACTTTGCAGGAGACACTACGGAATGCTCGCGGAGAAAATCAAGGATAAGCCCGAACTCCTCAAGAAACTGGAAGAAGTCCAGATGGAGAAGCTCGAGGAGCTTGACAGCCGCTTGAAAGCCTTCATAGACACTTACGATTACCGCTCAGCCAGAAAGCCGACGGAGGAAGAGGCGAGGGCGCTTGAAGATACCATCGAGTTTCTGAAGGGCCGGCCTGTCGTTATTGGCGCTGGAAGAGAAAACAGGAGGGGTAGAGGTTGGCTCTTTGGATTGAAGTGA
- a CDS encoding prenyltransferase/squalene oxidase repeat-containing protein yields the protein MGSKLNLLRQYVDVDSAIKYIEKRRHEDGGYCFVSDLADTNVNDTYYAIKTYELLGVEFPEKEKTIEFLEKAIQPQTAVVAIAMALEGLSILGAKDIAREHVDIVYTKYNPAEGKFAISLGGSEEFGTATPLEATYWVVKAFKAIGQDFSKEEREAIRAFVMKFREGNGYGVKQATTTMTYQALYTLYALGYKPPKSPHFKNCELCPMGGFAEVPYSLPPYIEPTFYATRGLELQGETPACPGRHIWFVRQLQNPNGGFRRSLELGISNFQNTYRALAVVDSMGRFV from the coding sequence ATGGGCTCGAAGCTGAACCTTCTCAGACAGTACGTTGACGTTGACTCCGCAATTAAGTATATCGAAAAGAGAAGGCACGAGGACGGGGGCTACTGCTTCGTAAGCGACCTCGCAGATACCAACGTGAACGACACCTACTACGCCATCAAGACCTACGAACTGCTCGGAGTGGAGTTCCCGGAGAAGGAGAAGACAATCGAGTTCCTTGAGAAGGCAATCCAGCCCCAGACGGCCGTTGTTGCGATAGCCATGGCCCTCGAGGGCCTCTCCATACTCGGGGCAAAGGACATCGCCAGAGAGCACGTTGACATAGTTTACACCAAGTACAATCCAGCGGAAGGCAAGTTCGCCATCAGCCTTGGCGGGAGCGAGGAGTTCGGAACGGCGACACCGCTCGAAGCCACTTACTGGGTCGTCAAAGCCTTCAAAGCTATTGGGCAGGATTTTTCAAAGGAGGAAAGGGAGGCAATAAGGGCCTTCGTCATGAAGTTCAGGGAGGGGAACGGCTACGGCGTAAAGCAGGCAACGACAACGATGACATACCAGGCCCTTTACACCCTCTACGCCCTCGGTTATAAACCGCCTAAAAGTCCTCACTTCAAGAACTGCGAGCTCTGCCCTATGGGAGGCTTTGCGGAGGTTCCCTACAGCCTGCCGCCTTACATTGAGCCGACCTTCTATGCCACCCGGGGCCTTGAGCTGCAGGGAGAAACGCCGGCCTGCCCGGGGAGGCATATCTGGTTTGTACGCCAGCTTCAGAACCCCAACGGTGGCTTCAGGCGTTCTTTGGAGCTCGGTATCTCCAACTTCCAGAACACTTACAGGGCTCTGGCTGTCGTTGATTCCATGGGCAGGTTCGTGTGA
- the cas4 gene encoding CRISPR-associated protein Cas4: MTRSVTGGKRMGNDGSFIEFYASEALICPRRIYYRLKGYPERWLESVKVKLNQGRNTHEILGEILQKRFGFELEKHLVLRSSRLGLEIHGRIDAFREFPVEIKGKTSLPKLPYEYHLAQLNVYLRWAEAEYGYIYYIKLHERPNTVIEKLDFSDFPIIKGPNFRLFEVPYDESLFKETLKHFYSVKKSYERDRPPKGEYSHACRFCPYRYLCHPSEE; the protein is encoded by the coding sequence ATGACCCGCTCCGTCACCGGAGGGAAAAGAATGGGCAACGACGGGAGTTTCATAGAGTTCTACGCGAGCGAGGCCCTGATCTGCCCCAGGAGGATATACTACCGCCTGAAGGGCTACCCAGAGAGGTGGCTCGAGTCCGTTAAGGTTAAGCTAAACCAGGGAAGGAACACCCACGAAATCCTCGGGGAGATACTGCAAAAGCGCTTTGGCTTCGAGCTTGAGAAACATCTGGTGCTTCGCTCCAGCAGGCTTGGCCTTGAAATACACGGGAGGATAGACGCTTTTAGGGAGTTTCCGGTCGAGATAAAGGGAAAGACGAGCCTCCCAAAGTTGCCGTACGAGTACCATCTGGCCCAGCTCAACGTTTACCTCCGGTGGGCGGAGGCTGAATACGGCTATATTTACTACATAAAGCTCCACGAGCGCCCAAACACCGTTATAGAAAAGCTGGACTTTTCGGACTTTCCGATTATCAAAGGACCGAATTTCAGGCTCTTCGAGGTTCCCTACGACGAGTCCCTCTTCAAGGAGACGCTGAAGCATTTCTACTCCGTCAAAAAATCCTACGAGCGGGACAGGCCGCCGAAGGGAGAATACTCCCACGCCTGCAGGTTTTGCCCGTACAGATACCTCTGTCATCCCTCAGAAGAATGA